The Candidatus Campbellbacteria bacterium genomic sequence GGGGGGCCGTCACGTCGTGCCTCGTGGTAGAGTGTCACAAGTTCGTGTGTAAGCTTATGCAATTCTTCGTGAGAAAAACGAGTAAGCGCACTTCGTGCCTTGGTAATTGAAAATGATTTCATTCCTTCAGTGTCCCCCATTTCCACAAGAGCAAGTGTTTTGAATTGCCACCATATAATTCCGTGAATTTCTTCAGAGGCCTTGCCTTCACGAAATGCCTGCTGTAATAGCACCCACGCATTTTTTTTATCACGACGCGCACATGCATCTGCTATAGCAAATGCATTAAACTTTTTTTCTTCTTCTTTTGGCACATCAAATACCTGTACTTTTGTTGCGTGCTCCTCAAGTGCTTTGCGAAGTGGTGTAGAAAGTTTTTCCTCGAGAATAACAAATATGTGCTCAGATTCTGCGAGTGCTTGCGCTAGTTTTACAACAGCGTCGCTAAACGCCTCGATGCCGAGAGCAAACTCTACAATGACAATATATTTTTCTTCAAAAAGCCCTTTACTTTCTACAAGCTCCCGGAGGCGATCTGGTGTTGCTCCTTCATCCACAAGCCGAAACACCTGCGCGTGTGGGCGCTTAAGAGCAAGAGCGCTGAGAATCTCATGCGACCTCTCTCTCACTTTTTTTCTATCTGTTCCGTGAAGGACGTATAACATAAATAATAGGTGTTGGAAGTTAGGAGTGAGAAGTTGGTGATTGGTTTGGAACGTTGGTTATTTTTTGAGCTTTATACTTTGAGCTTTGTGCTTACTCTCTTCATCTCACTCCAACGTTTTCCTGACGATGCTTCTGTGAGAACAGGAACGCCTCCTGCCTTCTCTGGTGAAAGTGCCGTCTCCATAATCTCTTTCATCACAGGAACAATTGTTGAGACACTGTCTTCACGTACTTCAAAAATAAGTTCATCATGAATTTGCAACACTAACCGCACATCTGGTGAGAGATTATTTTTTGTAATGTACTCGTCTGCGCGAATCATCGCAACTTTAATAATATCTGCGGACGTTCCCTGAATTGGTGCGTTCACCGCCTGACGCTCTGCTTCGGCCTGCATAAATGGCAACGGTGAACGAATGGCGGAGAGTTGCCGTCGGCGCCCAAAAAGTGTTTCTGTATAACCTTTTTTACGCACCTCGCCCTTTGCTCGAGAAATGTATTCCCGCAACCCAACAAATGTTTTTTCATATTCCGCGAGATATTTTTGTGCGTCACTGCGCGACATCTTTGCTGTGGCGGCGAGTGCGTTTGCACCCATGCCATAAATAATACCGAAGTTAATCACCTTTGCTGTCCGTCGCATATCCACGGTGACATCTTCTGGGGCAACACCAAAAATTTCTGCCGCAACCGTTGTGTGAATGTCTCCACCTTCGTGAAACGTCTTCACCAATTTTTCATCGCGCGACATGATTGCGGCAATGCGCAATTCAATCTGCGAGTAATCAAATGCCACGAGTGCATATCCTTTTTCAGCGACAAATGCTCCACGCACTGCGCGACCGAGTTCTGTTCGTATTGGAATATTTTGTAAATTTGGATTTTGCGAAGAGAGTCGTCCTGTTGTTGTTCCCATCTGCATGAACGTTGTATGTAAGCGCCCATCTTCACCAATTAGAGACGGGAACGCATCAATGTATGTTGAAAGTAGTTTTTGCAATTCTCGATACTCTAAAATTTCGTTGATAATCGGATGTGCATCAACAAGCTTCTGTAACTCCGACTCTCGCGTAGAGCGTTGTCCTGTTGATGTTTTTTTGCCACCCTTCAATCCCATTTTTTCAAACAAGACATCCCCGAGTTGTCGAGGTGAGTTTATGTTAAATTCACCCCCCGCATGCTGGTAAATTCTACGAGCAAGCGCGTCCAATTCACTGTGATAATCTCGCGACAACTCCTTGAGATACTCAACGTCGAGACGAATACCCACATCGGTCATTTTTGTGAGTACGGGCGTCAGCGGTTTTTCAATTGTTTCCAAAAGGGGTGTGAGTCCCTCCTTGTGAAGATCTGCGACAATTTTTGTGTGTGCAACCTTAAGTGATTCTGTTTTTGCATACGCGAGAATATCTTCTTCAGAGGGCGATGTCATATCTGAATTGAGCAACCACAACCCGAGGCGTGCTTCTTCAAGATCGCGTGCTGAAATTATTTCTTTTACTGGCTCTGGTGCATCTTCAAAAAGTTTTTCACTACGACCAAAATGCTCCTTGAGACGCGCTGTGAGCGACCGAAACCCGAGTTCGGTAAAAAGTGTCGTAACCACAGATGTGTCCACACTCTCGCTCCATGTTTTTTCTGGCAACACAAACGAAATCGGCACATCACGACGAATCGTTGCAAGCATTTTTGAAAATTCAGCATCTTCTTTCCCTTCTTGTAGGAGTTTTACTGTGCGTGCAGTAACTCCAGATGCAATAACTTTTTGCTCATCTTTTTTGAGTGCGGTGTATATATCCTTAAGCGAACCGAATGTGGTGACAAGTGTTGTTGCTGTTTTTTCACCAATACCTGCAATGCCTGGAATATTATCGGATGGATCCCCGCGAAGACCTTTGTAATCTGGGAGCAATTTTGGACCAAATCCAAAACGAGCCTGCACATCTTTTTCTCCGTATAAAATAGTGTCATGCATTCCTTTGCGAAGCGTAAACACACGAACCCGATTTCCATCCACGAGCTGAAGCGTATCCATATCACCCGAGGTGATAACAATTTCAATATCATCCCGTTTTTTCATTTGCTCAACAATCGTGCCCAACACATCGTCCGCCTCAAATCCTTCACACTCATACAGTGGTATTGAAAGTGCCTTGAGCACATCACGGCTACGTTCAATTTGTCGTACCAAATCATCTTCAATTTTTGCGCGCGTTCCTTTGTATCCAACAAACGCTTCGTGCCGATACGTTGGTTTTGGTAAATCGTACGCAGCAACAATGTAATCCGGCTTGAGTTCTGCCACCATTTTTAACAACATTGCCGAGAGACCATAGAGCGCACCTGTTGGCTCTCCTGTAGGAGATGCAAAATCAGGAAGTGCGTGATATGCACGGTGAATAATGGCATGCGTATCAAGAAGCACAAGACGTTTTGTTTCTTTTTTTACAGTTTTTTTTGTTGGAACTTTTGCCATACTTACAGTGTAAACGCGCGCGTTGTTTCATCTACAAACTCGCACACAACAACGCGCGCTCCCTCAGGAATACTTTCTGCAACTCGTTCAGGCCACTCGACCATCACTAATGTTTTTCCTTCACGAAGGAGCTCCTGCCACCCCAACACTTCAAGCTCATGTGCGCTTTCCATTCTATACGCATCAATGTGAACGAGCGATTTGAAATTTGATATTTGATATTGGTCATTGGAATTAAGTCCATATCGTTTTTCAATGACAAACGTTGGACTCGTTACGTGTTCAGTTACACCAAGCACCCGCGCGACCTCTTTTACAAATGCCGTCTTCCCTGCGCCAAGATCACCCTTCAAAACAACGAGTGTCGCACCACCGTCCAGACATTCGAGCGTCTCTACAAAAGCCCGCGCAAGCGTACTCACCTCTTCAAGTGACCGACATTCTACCCTTTTCATATGGACATTGTAGCACCTCATTGGTGTGTCGTTTATTGATGAAATGGTGGCATGTGGTATGCTCACACGTAGACAAGAACTAATCTGGAGGAACCTACTTGTGGAACGGATACCCGGCGACAAAGACCCCATCCACGTCGCGTTTGGACTACGCACCCTTGGGTGGAACCGCGAGATTCTCATCTGCATGTCCCAGAAAGAGCCTGTGTTCGAGAAACTCATGCTCCTCAAAGAGGTTGCCGTAGCCGGTCGATGGAAGTCCGCTATCGCCAAGATGCGCAGTGCAGCACTTCGAGGCAAGCGGCCTCCGTCGCACACACACGTTGCCCTCGAGATTTTTTCGAGGATTTCTCACAAGGTCGCCCCGTAGGCGACCTTCTTCTTTTTTCTTCACTTTATTTGCTACACCCAGCACGTAGCTTTCAAAAAAGCTAAGTGCTGGGTACACTATAGGTATGGTTATTTTTGACGAAGACAAACAAAATAAAAAATTTCAACAACTACGCGAACAAGAAGAAGAGGAGTTAATGCAGGTGCTTTCGCAAAAATATACTCTTCCCTACGTTGACCTCTCGGCAACCCCCATTAACCCAGACGCACTCATTCTTGTTCCTGAAGCATTAGCTCGTGAGGGCATGCTTGCTGCTTTTGGAATAACTGGAAAAGTTGTCTCTGTTGCTGTACACGCACCAGAAAATACAGCCACAAAGTCCGCTCTTGCCGAGCTGGAAAATCGCGGATACAAAACAACTCTCTTTCTCACTTCAACAAAAAGTTTGGAATTTATTTGGGATAGATACAAAGACCTCTCCTACAGTGCCGGAAGCAAAAAAGGAATGCTTGATGTGGGTAGCGAAGACATGACTGAGCTCGTTTCCAAAGTTCGCCACCTTGAAGATATTAAAAAACTCTTTGAAGAGGCGCTTGGCATGCAAAAAACGCACCGCATTTCTCGTATCATTGAGGTGCTCCTTTCCAGTGCCCTTGCCACCAAAGCATCCGACATTCACATAGAACCCGAAGAAACCAGCGTGCGTATTCGTATGCGTCTGGACGGTGTGCTTGCTGACGTTGCAAATATTGACGCAGAAACATATCATCTCGTACTCTCTCGTTTCAAATTACTTTCTGCACTTAAACTCAACGTACAAAGTGAGGCGCAGGACGGACGATTCAGTATCAACTTCAAAGATGTCAGCATTGAAATTCGTACCTCTATTCTCCCAGGACAGTACGGCGAGTCTATTGTGATGCGTATTCTCAACCCTGATTCTATTTCTGTGTCCATCGAAAAACTCGGCATGCGCGATGATTTGTTTGCGGTAGTAAATCAAGCGATTGCAAAACCAAACGGACTCATTCTCACCACGGGTCCAACCGGTTCAGGAAAAACGACGACACTCTACGCGTTTCTCAAAAAAGTGCACACGCCCGACATTAAAATCATCACCATCGAAGATCCAATTGAGTACCACTTGAAAGGTGTCGTACAAACACAAGTGGACAGCAATCACGACTACACATTCCAAAGCGGATTGCGCGCCGCACTTCGACAAGACCCTGACATCATCATGGTGGGTGAAATTCGAGACAATGAAACGGCCGAAATTGCGATTCACGCCGCACTCACTGGTCACCTTGTGTTCTCAACACTCCACACCAACTCCGCAGCGGGTGCATTCACTCGACTCATCGACGTTGGTATTAATCCCCGCATCCTTGGCTCTGCGCTCTCACTCGCACTTGCACAACGACTTGTACGAAAACTATGCGAAACCTGCAAACAAGAAGTACCACTTGAGGGCGATGAGAAAGAAAAAATCGAACGCGTACTTGGTACGGTTGTGGATACAACAAAAATTGCAGGACTTCAGCGAGAACGGGTGTGGCACGCAAGCGAAAAAGGATGTGAAGCCTGCAATGGTCTTGGCTACAAGGGACGCATGGGGTTGTATGAAGGAATTGTGGTGAACTCAGCAATCGAAGAAATTGTTGAATCATCACCGAGCGAGCGCGAGATTAGAAAAGTTGCCGACGCACAGGGATTGCTCACTATGACCCAAGACGCAGTGATCAAAGTACTCGAAGGAAAAACAACCACGGACGAAATTATGCGCGTGGTTGATTTGAGCGTTGAAACAACAACCCCAGAAACTCCAACACCACTTCCTGAAATCTAAAATACGTAGACAAAACGCAAAAGAAGCGTTCTAACGTACTAGAAGTTAGTGGTTAGTAGTTAAAAATTGGAAGTTAAAAAAACAAAAACTTTACAAAACAAGAAAGCCACACTCCAGTGCATAGTGTGGCTTTCTTTATTCATTAAAACGGGTACTATTGAGTGTAGGTAAATTCAACAGAAGAGAAATCTCTAAGCAAAACCACATTGTTTGTTAAGGAGACTGTTCGCTATCTCGATGCGAGATCGAGACAACCAACGGATCCTCACCCACTATGTGCATGTGACCATGACGTTTGCTTAGAGGTTTCTCGCCTGTTTGCTGTGTTAGCAAACAAAATTCTTTCAGCGAAACAAAAATCCCTCGTACGAGGACTTTTTGTGCGCCTACCCCTACCACATCTATTTCTTAAAAGAACAACAGTATCCTAGCATACCCACTCTGATATGTCAAGCCCCTCTCAAAAACCCGCCCGAGAGACTACGCCAGAGGTTCATGATGTCTTTTTGGATGCGTCATTACGCCCAACTCGTTGGGATGATTACGTGGGACAGGCGCAAACAAAAAATAATTTGCATATTTTACTTTCAGCGGCAAAAGAGCGCGGACACGCACCTGAACACATCCTTTTTTATGGCCCCGCAGGTCTTGGAAAGACAACATTGGCACACCTTATTTCACACGAACTCGATGCTGCAATAAAAATTACGTCAGGACCTGCAATTGAACGCGTTGGTGACCTTGCTTCCCTACTCACCAACCTCTCCGCAAATGATATTTTATTTATTGATGAAATTCACCGGCTCAATCCTGCAATTGAAGAAGTGCTATACCCTGCGATGGAGTCCGGACGTCTTGATATCATCATTGGAAAAGGTCCTTCCGCGCGCACAGTGCAACTAGATCTTCCTCCGTTCACACTTATTGCAGCAACGACACGCATTGCGCTTCTTTCCGCGCCGCTTCGTTCACGTTTTTCTGGCGGGATGTTTCGACTCGAGTTTTATACTGACGAAGAAATTTTTACTATCCTCACACGTTCAGCACACTTACTTGGCGTTGAGGCTGATGCCGATGCACTCCATGAAATTGCACAACGAAGTCGCAGTACACCACGCACAGCAAACTATTTACTCAAACGTGCTCGTGATTATGCTCAGGTACACAAGAAAAAACTGTCCCTCCCCATTGTGCACGACGCACTCACACTCCTCGGCATCGATGATAAGGGACTGACACCCACTGATCAAAAACTCTTAGAACTCATTGTGACGACGTTCAATGGTGGACCAGTTGGACTCTCAACACTCGCTGCTTCCCTTTCAGAAGACCCTGCAACCATTGAAGAGGTGTACGAACCCTACCTCATGCAACTTGGCTTTATTGAACGCTCACCTCGCGGACGACTCATTACAAGCAAAGGTCGTGCCCACATTGATAAAGACAATTCATCTCAAGATTCGTTACTGTAACAGTGTGGGCGAGGTTAAATCTCGCCGCTACAGTTATCCACCGTAGAGATTGACCTAAAGAAACATCGCCTTTATCATAACCAATGGAAGTTCTTTGGGGAATGCCATCCTTAATTCCTAGGGGGATATGAAGCGTGCGCGAACGCAAGTTTGCGGTCATTGACCTGTTCGATGACACACAGGAAACACGCGGAAGCTGTCCCATGCGCCCGACGGACCAAAGGATTTCCACCAGCCGGACCACGTCCGGCTTTTTCTTATCTAGCGATAACTATTGACATACTCAAAAAAGTTAAGTATTATCCTACCAGAAGCTCTTCAGTGGACGCAATCTGTTTCTGTCATCACCCCTCGCGTCGTTCTAGTCAAAATGCAGGTCTACCGAGCAAGGAGCCCGCCATGACCGCACCACCCAGCGCATCTGCTTCCGTCAACCACGCAGTCAACTGCACACTCACCGTGCTCCGTGGCAACATGAACCCAATCGCCACTTCGAACGTTGTCATCACACTCACGATGTACATGCGCGACCGAACAATGACGCCGTCTGAACAGCAAGAAGCATGGGGTCTCCTCCTCGCCCGCGTCCAGGAGGAAGGACGGGAATACGAGAAGCAGCTCCATCCGTAAAAATAGTCGCCTCTTCCCCAGGCCCCGCCCGGCTTACGCCGCGGCGGGGATTTTTTTGGTATACTCTCTATGTCCCAACCACATTCTATATTCAATATTCTATTCATATGTCCGGCCACAATAAATGGAGTCAAATAAAAGAAAAAAAAGGAGCTACTGACGCAAAGCGCGGTAAGTTGTTTACCAAATTAGTAAAATTAATTAAGACTGAGGCCCGCATCACAAAGGGTGACCTCAATGCGCCAACGCTTAAAGCGGCAATAGAAAAAGCACGTACGGCGAATATGCCAAAAGATAACATCGACCGCGCAATACAAAGTGCGCAAAATACAGCCGCTGATGAAAAAGTTGTGTACGAAGCATTTGGTCCAGGTGGATGTGCGCTCATTATTGAAGGACTTACCGATAGTAAAAACCGGACTTCCCAGGAAATGAAACATCTTCTTTCAGAACACGATCTTGCACTCGCAGCCCCAGGTTCTGCAAGTTGGGCATTTACAAAAACACATGAGGGTTGGACACCAACAACCACCGTTCCCCTTTCAGAAGAAGATGGCGCAAAACTTTCTGCACTTATTGAAGAACTTGAAAACAACGACGATGTGCAGGAGGTGTATACAAATGCAGAATGATGCAAAAACTCAAAATCCAAAATTTAAAGCTCAAAAAATTATGAAATTATTACACTTTGAAACATTTTTTGGATTTTGTGCTTTGAACTTTGTGCTTTTATGATTACTCTTGGTATTGATCCCGGCTACGACCGACTTGGTATTGCACTCCTTGAAGGCGACCGACAAAAACAAGTGATTATTTTTTCTGAGTGTTTTGAAACATGTTCAGCAGACGATTTTGAAACTCGCCTCCACGCCGCCGTGTCTCATGTGCGAGATATTTTACACACCTATACACCTGACAACGTTGCACTTGAAACACTTTTTTTTAGTAACAATCAAAAAACAGCTATGCACGTGGCCGAAACACGTGGAGCACTTTTGTTTGCGATAACCGATGCTCACATTTCCGCCCATCAGTATGCACCACAGGCAATAAAGGTTGCTGTTGCAGGAAGCGGTCGTGGAAGTAAAGATGATATTGCCCGTATGCTCCACAAACTTCTTTCAATTCCAAATAAAAAAATACGCGATGATGAATACGATGCTATTGCTGTAGCCCTTACACACATGGTGAGTTGCAAGTAGTATGTGGTAGCTAGTATGTGGTATGTGGTGTGTGGGTTTAGAAAAATTTTATGTACATGATGTATAGCGTTTGTTATGAACACCATAAAAGATTTTACCGATCTCCGTGTCTGGCAATCGGCACACCAACTTGCCATTTTGTTATATAAAACAAGAGCACCTTTTCCAAAAGAAGAGGTGTTTGGTTTGGCCGGTCAACTACGACGAGCAGGAGTTTCTGTTTCATCAAATATTACTGAAGGTTTCGGGAGAAATTTTTCAAAAGAAAAGGTCCTGTTTTACCACATTGCACAATCTTCATTACGTGAAGTTTATTCACAAGTGTTGCTCGCAAAAGATATTGGATATGTACCCGAGCAAAATACCCAGCTCATTTTTGAACAAATTGTTTCAATAGGAAAAATGCTAACGGCACTCATCAAAACCGTTTCTTCCCGTCCGATTTCATAACCCACATGCCACCCCCACATACCAACTACCACATACCACCCCTTGCATACCAACTACTACATACTTCCCCATATCGTTGTCCCCATATTATCCACGGTGGCCACATTGACCACTTGAACTCTTGCGCATGATTTGATACAACAGTACTCACTTCTGCACTCACACTATTTTTGCAGGAGATTATCACATAACAGCAACCTATGTTTGATGCAGACACAACCTTGTCACCAACCATTACGGATGATGACGACCTGCTCTCTCCGTGGGACGACACCGACGATACCGCTCTTCCTGTAGAACCAGACGAAGAGGGGGGCGACCTTGTCCCACCAAAACCACTCGATCCACTCAGTGAAGAGGACGAGGATGATGAGGAGGCCGATGAATTTGGCCTTTCTTCAGATGATTTTGGGGACGAAGAACTATAGCGTTCTCTACCAAAAACCACCCCTCAGGGTGGTTTTTGTTATTCCTTCTTTTTTAGAACGCGTTTGACAGTAATTTTGAGAAATTTTTTCTTTCCTATACGAAGAATGACTGACTTAGCTATCGGCATTTTTACTTCCTGAATTTTTTCTCCCGTTTCTGCATCACGCAACCCTCCCCCTTCAACAAGGCGTCGTATTTCTGACTTTGAAGGAACAACACCTTCTTGTACAAGAACATCTTCTAGTGATGTTGAATCGCCAACAGATGCTTCTGGTATTGTTGTAGGAAGTTCTCTATTACTAAACACCTTTACAAACTCCTCTTCGGCTTTCTGTGCAGCATCAGGAGAGTGGTACATCGTTACAATTTCTCGAGCAAGACGCATTTTTAATTCTCGTGGACGAGATACGAATTCCTTTTGGAGGCATGCAACATCTTCTCCTGGTACGCGAGTACAAATTTCAAAATACTTCATCATCAAATCATCGTGCACACGCATTGTGTTCGCATACATGGTATTTGGTGTATCAAAAATATTGATAGTATTTCCCAAACTTTTACTCATTTTTCGCCCGTCTGTTCCAGGGAGAAGCTCCATAATCATGATGTCTTGTGGTTCTTGTTTGTAGTGTTGTTGTAACACTCGTCCTGAAAGCATATTAAACCGCTGGTCGGTCCCTCCAAGTTCTACGTCGGCCTTAATTGCGACACTAT encodes the following:
- the tsaE gene encoding tRNA (adenosine(37)-N6)-threonylcarbamoyltransferase complex ATPase subunit type 1 TsaE, with product MKRVECRSLEEVSTLARAFVETLECLDGGATLVVLKGDLGAGKTAFVKEVARVLGVTEHVTSPTFVIEKRYGLNSNDQYQISNFKSLVHIDAYRMESAHELEVLGWQELLREGKTLVMVEWPERVAESIPEGARVVVCEFVDETTRAFTL
- a CDS encoding type II/IV secretion system protein, whose product is MVIFDEDKQNKKFQQLREQEEEELMQVLSQKYTLPYVDLSATPINPDALILVPEALAREGMLAAFGITGKVVSVAVHAPENTATKSALAELENRGYKTTLFLTSTKSLEFIWDRYKDLSYSAGSKKGMLDVGSEDMTELVSKVRHLEDIKKLFEEALGMQKTHRISRIIEVLLSSALATKASDIHIEPEETSVRIRMRLDGVLADVANIDAETYHLVLSRFKLLSALKLNVQSEAQDGRFSINFKDVSIEIRTSILPGQYGESIVMRILNPDSISVSIEKLGMRDDLFAVVNQAIAKPNGLILTTGPTGSGKTTTLYAFLKKVHTPDIKIITIEDPIEYHLKGVVQTQVDSNHDYTFQSGLRAALRQDPDIIMVGEIRDNETAEIAIHAALTGHLVFSTLHTNSAAGAFTRLIDVGINPRILGSALSLALAQRLVRKLCETCKQEVPLEGDEKEKIERVLGTVVDTTKIAGLQRERVWHASEKGCEACNGLGYKGRMGLYEGIVVNSAIEEIVESSPSEREIRKVADAQGLLTMTQDAVIKVLEGKTTTDEIMRVVDLSVETTTPETPTPLPEI
- the ruvB gene encoding Holliday junction branch migration DNA helicase RuvB, with protein sequence MSSPSQKPARETTPEVHDVFLDASLRPTRWDDYVGQAQTKNNLHILLSAAKERGHAPEHILFYGPAGLGKTTLAHLISHELDAAIKITSGPAIERVGDLASLLTNLSANDILFIDEIHRLNPAIEEVLYPAMESGRLDIIIGKGPSARTVQLDLPPFTLIAATTRIALLSAPLRSRFSGGMFRLEFYTDEEIFTILTRSAHLLGVEADADALHEIAQRSRSTPRTANYLLKRARDYAQVHKKKLSLPIVHDALTLLGIDDKGLTPTDQKLLELIVTTFNGGPVGLSTLAASLSEDPATIEEVYEPYLMQLGFIERSPRGRLITSKGRAHIDKDNSSQDSLL
- a CDS encoding YebC/PmpR family DNA-binding transcriptional regulator, producing MSGHNKWSQIKEKKGATDAKRGKLFTKLVKLIKTEARITKGDLNAPTLKAAIEKARTANMPKDNIDRAIQSAQNTAADEKVVYEAFGPGGCALIIEGLTDSKNRTSQEMKHLLSEHDLALAAPGSASWAFTKTHEGWTPTTTVPLSEEDGAKLSALIEELENNDDVQEVYTNAE
- a CDS encoding crossover junction endodeoxyribonuclease RuvC, with product MITLGIDPGYDRLGIALLEGDRQKQVIIFSECFETCSADDFETRLHAAVSHVRDILHTYTPDNVALETLFFSNNQKTAMHVAETRGALLFAITDAHISAHQYAPQAIKVAVAGSGRGSKDDIARMLHKLLSIPNKKIRDDEYDAIAVALTHMVSCK
- a CDS encoding four helix bundle protein; this translates as MNTIKDFTDLRVWQSAHQLAILLYKTRAPFPKEEVFGLAGQLRRAGVSVSSNITEGFGRNFSKEKVLFYHIAQSSLREVYSQVLLAKDIGYVPEQNTQLIFEQIVSIGKMLTALIKTVSSRPIS
- a CDS encoding tyrosine--tRNA ligase, yielding MAVKKAHTAVITDPQRIQEVLLRGVVEIISADNLKKKLESGKRLRIKLGIDPTGSNLHIGHANNLLKLRDFQQLGHIPVLIIGDATGVIGDTSDKESERPMLSQKEVKANEKTYLKQIGKIIDLSRAEVHHNSKWLNTLSFAEIGEQADQFSISDFIARDIIKRRLVAGRRVSLRETLYPLMQGYDSVAIKADVELGGTDQRFNMLSGRVLQQHYKQEPQDIMIMELLPGTDGRKMSKSLGNTINIFDTPNTMYANTMRVHDDLMMKYFEICTRVPGEDVACLQKEFVSRPRELKMRLAREIVTMYHSPDAAQKAEEEFVKVFSNRELPTTIPEASVGDSTSLEDVLVQEGVVPSKSEIRRLVEGGGLRDAETGEKIQEVKMPIAKSVILRIGKKKFLKITVKRVLKKKE